One Nymphaea colorata isolate Beijing-Zhang1983 chromosome 12, ASM883128v2, whole genome shotgun sequence genomic window, TTATGAGATCCgcttttccattaaaaaattcatgtgtATCTTTTATGTTCTACATGTATATATCGTTAGATTTGacatctaaaaagaaaaagtacaaagtGCTAGATAGTTACATGGCACATTAGACAGCAAACATAATGGATAGTGAGatagattaaaatatatataaaacgtCACATGGCTTCAGACTCtagtgattttgttttcctCTGTTTATTATAAGAGGGAGCATGTGGTTGATTAAATTGGGAGGGAATGGGCAATGGAGGAAGAGATAAGCAGTGCATCGACTGCAACAGCTTTGCATGTGATCATGGCCACCAAGTTTCTCGATATTTGCATgcataaataaagtaaaatttcaGCTATGATCCTGATTTTGGAGTATAATTTCAACACCAGACCCCAGTTCAATGGtgaagtcagaaatttttggccGAAGTGCACTGAACAATCTTATCGAGTAGGATGCATGTGACGCTGTGGGACGAGAACTGCACATAACTAGATCTGAGAAAAACATCATagaaataaaacttttacaaGGGTTTGTAAAGGCTACTCACAGGTCCGTGCCTTTGAGTAGGAACCATAATTATTAGTATGAAAATTGTGTTGAATCTTTTAACCCTATTAAAGCTGCTGGCGGGTACGTGCTTCAAAAGGCAAAAGGAGGAACAatggtattttttttcctcatcatTATGTTGTACTAAGGAAATATCTTAGGTAAGAAGATTTGATGTTAGATACCTTTTTAATTTCCAATTACTTTGGGTGAGTGGAAGGAAATCTCATGGCCCGATAGTGATGGTAGAAGtctccttcattttcttagGATCCGCAGCTGTTTTTGGTATTGCAGGGTAGTGTCTTTGCTATGTTCCAACTTGCATATCAATGATTCCCTTTTACACCATACAAAGTTGATGCCATGagagtttaaaataaaaattgaccGCTTATCAACCCCTCAAATGTTTCGACCAACTTCAAATATGATGTTTTAACTATATATCGAGGACTTCGTATCCTCATATTTACATAACATTGAAACAGAATGTGTGTTTACTAATGGGTCTTACATAAAAAGATTTTAGACCGGTGATTCAAGGCTACCAAACCCACCCTAAGtggtaacatttttttttttgctttttagaCCAAATGAAAATGACTGATCTTGACTTGTTTTTGTGACGTGACGTCAtggttgtgtttggatgacaccgtGAAAAaggttgtttttattttaaataactTTAATTAATTTTCTAAAAACTTATTTGTGTGTTTGAATGACACACCAAAAACATAATTTCTTTTGTGAGTAATCGGAGGTTGAGAAGGATGAGGAGGCCTTAGATTAGTCAATCTATTTTAAAAATCGAGTTTCGCTAATTTTGAAAGCAGAAAAGAAGTTTTGCCTTCAACATAGCATCTTTGAGTGTCATCCACATATGCTGTTATGTTGAACaactcaaaaatcaaaatagagcACCTAGACGATATAGTCATTTTATATTTGTTCAGACGCtttcagaaaatggaaaacatgcCAACCGCTAGGAGTAGTCTTTCTTTTGAACTCGTGgatattttcaaattacaaCTACATTTCGCTTTTTCGACTTTACACATTCTAGACGAAGGCCATATTTGATCGGATGCTGACGCAAAccatacatctctctctctctctctctctctctctatatatatatatatatatatatatatatatatatatatatatatatattccatgaaaagttaaaacattTCACATACTACAAACAAATGGCTTGACCaaagtttgttctttttttttttttaataggacAAAGTAAGTCCCTAACGAGGACAtttaggaaaagagaaaaagacacCTCACTAAGTTACTGGACATATATGTCACCTGCTAGACATATGAATATAAGGTTACTGGACATCAAGCACAGCAAATTCAATCAAAGCAGAGCTCAtcattttacaattttcaaaaagcatatatatatatatatatatatatatatatagatttcaAATATGCGAATGGCATATTCTGCCAGCGACGCCAGAACGGTTTATCACTAGAATATTATTTGGTTTAATTGTCTAAAATTACGAATTCAGCCTCTTGCCTCCGGTGACACCTGATTGTTCAAATATTGAAGGAGTGGCATACGTTGTAGCTCCCGACACAACGATGGGCAAAAGATCAGGCAGCCAGCTCAGGCTCACCTTCGCGAATGCCGGAAGGCCAACTTCCGTCTCCGGTGTTGACATAAATGCCCCTCCAGACACCGACTCTTTTGTCCCGTGCTCATCAATCGCAATAATGGAGTGCTCATGGACCGATTGACAATAACACCCCTGGATGATGCCTTCCACCTCCAAATCGTCCTCACATTGCGTTGCTTATTGTTGAATTGAGATGTCGGAACCTGGAACAAGTGGTACGGTACTGTAAGATTTCCAGCAACTTGAGGCGATTTTGGTAAGCAAGCGCTTATATATGACAGATCCTTATCGCAATCCCACCACTCGCATCACTCGCTGCAATCGTCGAGAGAAAAACCAAAACGATCATGGCTCCCATTCGCCGCCTCCTGCCtgctctcctcctcctcctcttcgtcATCTCAGATGTGGCGACCAGCAGCTCCTCTGTAAGTAACCACCATCTGCGCCTTCCTCCAtcatcatttcatttctttctcagTTTTGTGCATCATTGGCCATAATGATCGCCATGGCAGTCGATTTGCGGTCAAAATTGAttaatttgaatgaaacttGCCAACATCATCACCATTTTTTGTCGTCATCTTGTtcggcaaaaagaaaaatctgaaccTTTGCACTCAGCATCACCATTCACCGACATATACGAACTCCTGGTCGCTTTAGTTCCCAAGTTCTTCTAATGGTAAAGCAAATGTCATGGAATGATCTCAAATTTCACCACCATTCAACTAGTGCCCCCTCTCACTCATCGTCATTGACCTTGATGCTACCATCATAGTCACATAAGATggtcatgatgatgatgacataTCATCAACATGGACATACATAACCACCATGTGTTTATATCATTTATCATCATCACCATATATTGTAAACATCGTCAACCTCAAGATTATATATCATCTCCTGGGCCCTGTGTTTTCGTCATCATCGTAACCACCACACCACGATATGTCTTTATGTTGCCATCACCATCATGCTTGATCATTACCATCATCCTGATTTTGATATTGCTCCACAGAACGACAACTGTGTCTACACGGTCTACGTCCGGACGGGATCGATCATCAAGGGAGGCACCGACTCCAAGATCTCGCTCACCATTTCCGACTCCTCCTACAGGCCGGGAGTCCACGTGAAGGACCTGGAGTCATGGGGGCTGATGCCGGACGGCCACGACTACTACGAGCGCGGCAACCTCGACATCTTCAGCGGCCGAGGCAGGTGCCTCGATGGCCCGATCTGCTACCTTAACCTCACCTCCGACG contains:
- the LOC116265721 gene encoding PLAT domain-containing protein 3-like, translating into MAPIRRLLPALLLLLFVISDVATSSSSNDNCVYTVYVRTGSIIKGGTDSKISLTISDSSYRPGVHVKDLESWGLMPDGHDYYERGNLDIFSGRGRCLDGPICYLNLTSDGTGPHHGWYCEYVEVTATGPHLGCSQTIFYVRQWLALDAPPYRLDSIINGCAAAADSHAKRGRSTFYGENALGRDGVEASSSSS